Proteins encoded in a region of the Brevefilum fermentans genome:
- a CDS encoding DUF4315 family protein, with amino-acid sequence MNLNQLRKEKEQIQKRIQSLQEKLTDLESKETEMENSEILKTVRSLKLKPSQLDELLVRLKRNPFTEIHNIPTWEPEEDEDQ; translated from the coding sequence ATGAACCTGAACCAACTCAGAAAAGAAAAAGAACAAATCCAAAAAAGAATCCAGAGTCTGCAGGAAAAATTGACAGACCTGGAAAGCAAAGAAACCGAAATGGAGAACAGTGAAATCCTCAAGACGGTACGCTCCCTGAAGCTGAAACCCTCTCAACTGGACGAGCTGCTTGTCCGTCTCAAGCGCAATCCCTTTACCGAAATCCACAACATTCCAACCTGGGAGCCTGAAGAAGATGAAGATCAATAA
- a CDS encoding VirB4-like conjugal transfer ATPase, CD1110 family yields MPVKRQTHNKPQQLIPKTAQKTLAYKLIYPDGICQVNERFYSKAIQYQDINYQLALEEDKRAIFDKYCELLNYFDSSIKVQLCFYNHSGRIEDYQTSIDIDEQADAFNAIRREYAEMLSSQLAKGNNGLVKSKYLVFGIEADSYKTAKVRLERIELDLFGQLRGLGAIAQSLNGAERLRVMHDLLNESQEKFHFDWKQLKASGLGTKDFIAPNGFDFHESNSFRMSGKYAQVSYLQILAPELSDELLKNFLILENDLAVTLHIQSIQQTEAIKLIKRKITDLDKMKIEEQKKAIRSGYDMDILPSDLVTYGAEAKTLLESLQSRNERLFLVTFLLMNMANSKSKLENDFYQAAGIAQSANCSLRPLNFQQERGLTAILPLGINPVPIERALTTSATAIFVPFTTQELFQPAPALYYGLNALSNNLLMADRRKLKTPNGLIIGTPGSGKSFAAKREITNAFLVTEDEIVITDPESEYAPLVNALQGAVVRISINSSQYINPLDLNLDYSEEEDPVALKMDFIFSFMELAAGRKSGLKPEEKSVLDRCVQLIYQPYLQDPKPANLPTLEDLYARLLEIDEPSARYLATVLEIYVTGSYKVFNHHTNVNTDNRLICFDIRELGKQLKKLGMLVIQDQVWNRVTRNRAAKKTTWFYQDEFHLMLKEEQTAAYSVEIWKRFRKWGGIPTAITQNVKDLLASREIENILDNSDFIYMLNQASGDQEILAKHLNISKDQLSYVTHSGEGQGLLFYGNTIIPFSDHFPKETQLYQIMTTKPDEV; encoded by the coding sequence ATACCTGTCAAGCGGCAAACACATAATAAACCGCAGCAGCTAATCCCCAAAACAGCGCAAAAGACGCTGGCCTATAAGCTGATCTATCCGGATGGGATCTGTCAGGTGAACGAACGCTTCTATTCCAAAGCGATCCAGTATCAGGATATCAACTATCAGCTCGCCCTGGAAGAAGACAAACGCGCCATCTTTGATAAATACTGCGAACTGCTCAACTACTTCGACAGCTCAATCAAAGTACAACTCTGCTTCTACAATCATTCCGGCCGTATCGAAGACTATCAAACTTCGATCGATATTGATGAGCAAGCAGATGCTTTCAACGCTATCCGCCGTGAATACGCCGAGATGCTCAGCTCCCAACTGGCTAAAGGCAATAACGGGCTGGTCAAAAGCAAGTACCTGGTCTTCGGCATTGAAGCGGATTCCTACAAAACTGCCAAAGTGCGCCTGGAGCGTATCGAACTGGACCTCTTTGGTCAATTGCGCGGGCTGGGCGCGATTGCCCAAAGTCTGAACGGGGCAGAACGCCTGCGAGTGATGCACGACCTGCTGAATGAAAGTCAGGAGAAATTTCATTTCGACTGGAAACAGCTCAAAGCCAGCGGATTGGGAACCAAGGACTTCATCGCGCCCAACGGCTTTGACTTTCACGAAAGCAACAGCTTCCGCATGAGTGGAAAATACGCCCAGGTCTCCTATCTGCAAATCCTTGCACCGGAGCTCTCCGATGAGCTGCTCAAGAATTTCCTCATACTTGAAAACGATCTGGCAGTCACGCTACATATTCAAAGCATTCAACAGACTGAAGCGATCAAGCTGATCAAACGCAAGATCACTGACCTGGACAAGATGAAAATCGAAGAACAGAAGAAAGCCATCCGTTCGGGTTATGACATGGACATTCTTCCCAGCGACCTGGTCACCTACGGTGCTGAAGCCAAGACGCTCTTGGAATCCCTGCAAAGTCGCAATGAACGCCTCTTTCTGGTGACCTTCCTGCTGATGAATATGGCTAACTCTAAAAGTAAGTTGGAGAATGACTTTTATCAGGCGGCCGGGATCGCCCAGTCCGCCAATTGTAGTCTGCGTCCCTTGAATTTTCAACAAGAGCGGGGGTTGACCGCCATTCTGCCATTAGGCATCAACCCAGTGCCGATTGAAAGGGCACTGACTACCTCTGCCACCGCCATCTTTGTGCCTTTCACCACCCAGGAACTCTTTCAACCCGCTCCGGCCTTGTACTACGGTCTGAACGCTCTCTCGAACAATCTGCTGATGGCAGACCGCAGGAAGCTCAAGACCCCAAACGGTCTGATCATTGGCACACCGGGCTCTGGCAAGTCCTTTGCTGCCAAGCGGGAGATCACCAACGCTTTTCTGGTGACCGAGGATGAGATCGTCATCACCGATCCGGAAAGTGAATACGCTCCCTTAGTCAACGCCCTGCAAGGCGCGGTGGTGCGCATCTCAATCAATTCCAGTCAATACATCAATCCACTCGACCTCAACCTGGACTACAGCGAGGAAGAAGACCCGGTCGCGCTCAAGATGGACTTCATCTTTTCCTTCATGGAGCTGGCAGCTGGCAGGAAGAGTGGGCTCAAGCCGGAAGAAAAATCTGTGCTAGACCGCTGTGTTCAGCTGATCTATCAACCCTACCTGCAGGACCCCAAACCAGCGAATCTGCCCACCCTGGAAGATCTCTATGCGCGTCTCCTGGAGATTGATGAGCCTAGTGCTCGTTACCTGGCAACCGTACTGGAAATCTATGTAACCGGCTCTTACAAGGTCTTCAATCATCATACCAACGTGAATACCGATAACCGCCTGATCTGTTTCGATATCCGTGAACTTGGCAAACAGCTCAAAAAGCTGGGCATGTTGGTGATCCAGGACCAGGTCTGGAATCGGGTCACCAGGAACCGGGCAGCCAAGAAGACCACCTGGTTCTATCAGGATGAGTTTCATCTGATGCTCAAGGAAGAACAAACCGCTGCCTATTCGGTTGAAATCTGGAAACGCTTCCGCAAGTGGGGCGGTATTCCAACGGCTATCACCCAAAACGTCAAGGACCTGCTGGCTTCCCGCGAAATTGAGAACATCCTGGATAACTCTGACTTCATCTACATGCTCAATCAGGCCAGTGGTGATCAGGAGATCCTGGCCAAGCATCTCAACATATCTAAAGACCAACTCTCTTATGTCACTCACAGTGGTGAGGGACAAGGCTTGCTCTTTTATGGCAATACCATCATCCCCTTCAGTGACCACTTCCCCAAAGAAACGCAGCTCTATCAGATCATGACCACCAAACCGGATGAGGTCTAA
- a CDS encoding amidase domain-containing protein yields MDNQKGEKMKPVKSIVLILICCLSIIFLSESAAGQDKLISDGELIVERYLLEKRISLEPESEEYAQFLNSILWGGVMELSKVGTDFVKDQYDLEALEAYCIETVIQILYDDYVPGPPDPPAESYVEPQSFSDDKNQTFSYSRSLAIQYARDYYDNYNSSYPAFTSDCQNFVSQIVKRGGFGMSGDGDGCRSENTYSEWYMIPNPDPTIFCLGDGRYFEWSTGWTVVDHFKWYFTYNNSYAQNLGWTSSYSTAAIMLAPGDVIQLQILGSDGTWIGSHSVFVTKEDSTGLYVTSHTDDYLDKKLSDIPLSSSKRLLLIRFP; encoded by the coding sequence ATGGATAATCAAAAAGGAGAAAAAATGAAACCTGTAAAATCAATTGTCCTTATACTTATTTGCTGTCTTTCGATTATTTTCCTAAGTGAGTCTGCAGCTGGCCAAGACAAATTGATTTCAGACGGGGAGCTTATTGTCGAAAGATATCTTCTAGAAAAAAGAATATCTCTAGAACCTGAATCTGAAGAGTATGCTCAATTCCTGAATAGCATATTGTGGGGCGGAGTTATGGAGCTCTCAAAAGTAGGAACAGACTTTGTCAAAGACCAGTACGATCTTGAGGCTTTAGAAGCGTATTGTATAGAAACTGTGATTCAAATCTTATATGATGATTACGTTCCAGGGCCTCCAGATCCCCCAGCAGAATCATATGTTGAGCCACAGTCTTTTTCAGATGACAAAAATCAAACCTTCAGTTACTCTCGTTCGCTTGCTATCCAGTATGCGAGGGATTATTATGATAATTACAACTCTTCTTACCCCGCATTCACATCTGATTGTCAAAATTTTGTCAGTCAAATAGTAAAGCGTGGTGGTTTTGGAATGAGTGGTGACGGTGATGGCTGCCGTTCGGAAAATACATATTCTGAGTGGTATATGATTCCAAATCCTGACCCTACAATATTTTGTTTGGGTGATGGCAGGTATTTTGAGTGGTCAACTGGTTGGACGGTCGTAGATCATTTCAAGTGGTACTTTACCTATAACAATAGTTATGCTCAAAACTTAGGCTGGACGAGTAGTTATTCGACTGCTGCTATTATGTTGGCTCCTGGAGATGTGATTCAATTGCAAATACTGGGTTCGGATGGTACTTGGATTGGATCACATAGTGTTTTTGTTACCAAGGAGGATAGTACAGGTTTATATGTTACATCACATACAGATGACTACTTGGACAAAAAACTATCCGATATTCCACTTTCATCTTCAAAGCGTTTGCTACTTATTAGATTCCCATAA
- a CDS encoding Maff2 family mobile element protein, with product MEFFNEAVNILKILVIALGAGLSVWGVINLLEGYGNDNPGAKSQGIKQLMAGGGVVLIGIKLIPLLAGLFG from the coding sequence ATGGAATTTTTCAACGAAGCAGTCAACATTCTCAAAATCTTAGTCATTGCCCTGGGAGCGGGTCTCTCCGTCTGGGGTGTTATCAACTTACTGGAAGGGTACGGCAACGATAACCCAGGCGCCAAAAGCCAGGGCATCAAACAGCTCATGGCCGGGGGTGGTGTCGTCCTGATCGGCATCAAACTGATCCCCCTCCTGGCTGGTCTCTTCGGATAA
- a CDS encoding VirB6/TrbL-like conjugal transfer protein, CD1112 family translates to MQGLLDKIEQAIREFFIGLIESNLTTMFVDVNEKTATIAEQIGQTPQGWNGNIFSMIRSLSETVIIPIAGMVITFVLCYELITMITEKNNLHDGDSFSFFKYFLKMWVAVFLVTRTFDITMAIFDVAQHVVNAASALIRGSAYIDINTVLASMLAGLQDKGIAELAALSMETLLVGNAMKLLSVLITVILYGRMIEIFLTCSVAPIPFATLANREWGQMGNNYLRNLAALGFQGFFMMVCVAIYTVLVQSIILTENIHASIFQIAAYTLLLCFSLFKTGSLSKSIFNAH, encoded by the coding sequence ATGCAAGGTCTTTTAGACAAGATCGAGCAGGCTATCCGTGAGTTCTTCATCGGTTTGATCGAAAGCAACCTGACGACCATGTTTGTGGATGTCAATGAAAAGACAGCCACGATCGCCGAACAAATTGGGCAGACACCCCAAGGCTGGAATGGCAATATCTTCAGCATGATCCGCTCGCTCTCTGAGACAGTAATCATCCCCATTGCAGGCATGGTAATCACCTTCGTGCTTTGCTACGAGCTGATCACCATGATCACTGAGAAGAACAATCTGCACGACGGGGACAGCTTCAGTTTCTTCAAGTACTTCCTCAAGATGTGGGTAGCAGTCTTTCTGGTAACACGCACCTTCGATATAACCATGGCGATTTTTGATGTTGCCCAACATGTGGTCAACGCAGCTTCAGCTTTGATCAGAGGCAGTGCCTATATCGATATCAACACTGTCCTGGCGAGCATGCTTGCCGGACTACAGGATAAAGGCATTGCCGAATTAGCTGCTTTGTCCATGGAGACATTGCTCGTGGGAAATGCCATGAAGCTGCTCTCCGTTCTGATAACGGTGATCCTCTATGGTCGCATGATCGAAATCTTTCTAACTTGTTCAGTTGCTCCAATCCCCTTTGCCACTCTGGCTAACCGGGAATGGGGTCAGATGGGTAACAACTACCTACGCAACCTGGCAGCCCTGGGTTTTCAGGGCTTTTTCATGATGGTCTGTGTGGCCATCTACACCGTGCTGGTACAAAGCATCATTCTTACCGAGAACATCCATGCCAGCATCTTTCAAATAGCTGCCTATACTCTGCTCCTCTGTTTCTCTTTGTTCAAGACCGGGAGCTTGTCCAAATCGATTTTCAACGCCCATTAG
- a CDS encoding CHAP domain-containing protein, translating into MSRKSRLRSKENYQYQPKEEGTVRNQILAGDQPSVEAPPKAVHDASVPNQTTLAEQASQMAVKDKAPTRQRAYRKLSHTFVVEQPKVVVLRQEEQIQDAKHKVIKLRFESQLDSPVSSLQFGKPVKVAKLKKPKNLSIAPALWLRTRLQEETKNTEDQNSGTDALQAGERSAYLLQSRMRLLQTKSSKLSVTSMRQLQARSLRQQAEAFATDNLKASPVRNPVLRYIQKQRIKREYIRSYRAAMSLHSASTRQRTARVANKLFSKVVQVVKSRAALYASIALVLLLLAGSLASFAVSATTVMGGNIIGGLVESLRGSEGMVEVARSQLGQVGGEPYWSWYGFPSRVEWCAIFVSWVADQNGFIADGRFPKFAGCSVGESWFRSADAWQERGYQPSPGEIIFFDWNGDGVPDHVGIVESSDSSTVYTIEGNWADSVHTDAYPINSSQIYGYGTPNYFD; encoded by the coding sequence ATGAGCAGAAAATCAAGATTGAGAAGTAAAGAAAATTATCAATACCAACCAAAAGAGGAAGGAACGGTGCGGAACCAAATTCTTGCGGGTGATCAACCATCTGTGGAGGCGCCTCCCAAAGCTGTTCATGATGCAAGCGTCCCTAATCAAACAACTTTGGCAGAACAAGCGTCACAGATGGCAGTAAAAGATAAAGCCCCAACCAGACAGAGAGCCTATCGAAAACTCAGCCATACTTTTGTGGTTGAGCAGCCCAAGGTAGTCGTTTTGCGACAAGAGGAACAAATCCAGGATGCTAAGCACAAAGTTATCAAATTGCGTTTTGAAAGTCAATTGGATTCGCCTGTTTCCTCCTTGCAATTCGGGAAACCAGTCAAGGTGGCAAAGCTTAAGAAGCCAAAGAATCTGAGCATTGCTCCTGCCCTCTGGCTCAGAACCCGCCTGCAGGAAGAGACCAAAAATACTGAAGATCAGAACTCCGGGACTGACGCGCTTCAGGCAGGTGAAAGATCTGCTTATTTGCTGCAATCCCGAATGCGCCTGCTCCAGACCAAATCAAGCAAACTGTCTGTAACATCCATGCGGCAATTGCAAGCCCGCAGCCTACGTCAGCAAGCCGAAGCCTTCGCAACAGATAATCTCAAAGCCAGCCCTGTCAGAAATCCAGTGCTGCGTTATATCCAAAAGCAACGCATCAAGCGTGAGTACATTCGCAGCTACAGAGCCGCAATGAGTCTACATTCTGCATCCACTCGCCAAAGAACAGCTCGGGTAGCCAATAAGCTCTTCAGCAAGGTTGTGCAGGTCGTCAAGAGCCGGGCGGCTTTATACGCCTCGATTGCTTTAGTCCTCTTGCTCCTGGCTGGCTCACTGGCTTCCTTTGCCGTTTCTGCTACAACCGTGATGGGCGGCAATATCATCGGGGGGCTGGTGGAGAGTTTACGCGGTTCCGAGGGCATGGTCGAGGTCGCCCGTTCCCAACTGGGTCAGGTTGGGGGTGAACCCTATTGGTCCTGGTATGGCTTCCCCAGCCGGGTGGAATGGTGCGCGATTTTTGTCTCCTGGGTGGCCGATCAGAACGGTTTTATCGCCGATGGGCGCTTTCCCAAATTTGCCGGATGCAGCGTTGGAGAAAGCTGGTTTCGTTCAGCAGACGCCTGGCAGGAGCGGGGCTATCAGCCTTCTCCTGGGGAAATAATCTTCTTTGACTGGAACGGTGACGGAGTTCCCGATCACGTCGGCATCGTCGAAAGCAGTGACAGCAGCACAGTCTACACCATCGAAGGCAATTGGGCGGACAGCGTGCATACCGATGCCTATCCAATTAACAGTTCCCAAATCTACGGGTATGGCACCCCTAACTATTTTGACTAA
- a CDS encoding CD1107 family mobile element protein — MKINKIRLFVLAICTFISAFTLSRAQAATAYPLKISAAQRLTPAPPTDAKGSLVAEIPPGSALMSEYTIVRLPMGGGATPVSTEEPTVEATPRPRTDTDLQPPLLITAIPPQKEFYIIKTRNDKVFYLIIDHTKVSDNVYLVTEVDEADLLNFVESTQMPALLPFLPQATPVSPTIAPDNSSTQAPTASDKPFWGNLQPAMIIVGVVLLLLAGAALFYWKVVKPKDKLPAEADFYTDEYLEDSSSKVNAWKESEGEE, encoded by the coding sequence ATGAAGATCAATAAAATCCGCTTATTTGTCCTTGCCATTTGCACATTTATCTCGGCATTTACTCTTAGCAGGGCCCAGGCAGCCACAGCCTACCCGCTAAAAATATCAGCGGCACAACGCCTCACTCCCGCTCCTCCCACAGATGCCAAGGGCAGTCTGGTTGCAGAGATACCCCCAGGGTCTGCTTTAATGAGCGAATACACGATTGTGCGCCTGCCCATGGGTGGTGGAGCAACGCCCGTTTCCACAGAAGAACCCACAGTCGAAGCGACCCCCAGACCACGCACAGATACCGACCTGCAACCGCCACTCCTGATCACAGCAATTCCGCCCCAGAAAGAGTTCTACATTATCAAGACCCGCAATGATAAGGTCTTCTATCTGATCATTGACCACACCAAGGTTAGTGACAATGTTTATCTGGTAACCGAAGTGGATGAGGCTGACCTGCTCAATTTCGTGGAAAGTACCCAGATGCCTGCTTTGCTCCCGTTCCTGCCACAAGCTACACCGGTGTCACCCACAATTGCACCTGATAACTCGAGCACCCAAGCTCCCACTGCATCAGATAAGCCTTTTTGGGGAAACCTTCAGCCTGCCATGATCATCGTTGGGGTGGTCTTGCTCCTGCTGGCTGGCGCTGCCCTCTTCTACTGGAAGGTGGTCAAGCCCAAAGACAAACTGCCTGCAGAAGCCGATTTTTATACCGACGAATACCTCGAAGACAGTTCCAGCAAAGTCAATGCCTGGAAAGAAAGTGAAGGAGAAGAATGA
- a CDS encoding PrgI family protein, which yields MAYVSVPKDLNRVKTKLALNLTRRQLICFSAAGLTGVPLYLFTRSTLGNDLAALLMVMVMLPLFAFALYEKDGMPLEAFIGNFIRVRFLYPRIRPYQTDNFYRLLQSELNLRKELLARAKKKAKIRS from the coding sequence TTGGCTTATGTCAGTGTGCCCAAAGACCTCAACCGGGTCAAAACCAAATTAGCGCTCAACCTCACCCGCCGACAACTAATCTGCTTCTCGGCAGCCGGACTGACCGGAGTTCCCCTATACCTGTTCACCCGCTCGACCCTGGGAAACGATCTGGCCGCCCTGCTGATGGTGATGGTGATGCTGCCACTGTTCGCCTTCGCCTTATATGAAAAGGACGGCATGCCTCTGGAGGCTTTCATCGGCAACTTTATCCGTGTGCGTTTCCTCTACCCCCGCATCCGACCCTATCAAACCGATAACTTCTACCGCCTCCTCCAATCCGAACTCAACCTGAGAAAGGAGCTGCTTGCCCGTGCAAAGAAAAAAGCAAAAATCAGAAGTTAA